From Malaya genurostris strain Urasoe2022 chromosome 2, Malgen_1.1, whole genome shotgun sequence:
AAAGTTGAAATTGATAAAAGAGCAAGATCCTGCTGTTCTTCAGCATAACGAACTAAATAGACGTATACAAGCTTTTTAACTTCAATATTCTTCGAAACTACATTTTTTACGACAGCTGGAAATAAATCAGATGCATCCCGACCTTTTGCAATCATTCCGATAATTCGCTTCATAGCTTCTAGTTTCAGGCTGTCTTTATTACTATCGAGCATTTGCTTCAAATCGTCAtgcctataagtaaaaattCGATCAAtatctacttgcaaaacacttttttttatcactTCTTGTAATCGGCATGGAAAAATCCGCCTTCGTTTGCGTATTCCACAACATCAATGTGATCGTTCTCGTATGCATTAGCTTTTGTCAAAGCACTAACTCCAGTTGTTGCAGAACCAGATATCATATTTAAAACGATGTTTATTATTTTCGATATACAAGCTGagacaattaggttttttatcgtgacgacacaaatgaacaaaatattcatccttgacagttcagcggtactcaccagagatgccaggtaaaaatttcaaatatctgcagacagggtctgtaaatctgaaaaaaaatctgcagtcagcaaatacgtcttgctggcagcaatttctctatagagTATGACacacaaaactgacttggcgagcaaaaaaaaaaaaaaaggtcacggaaatttcaaaagtctgtacatatagctgcgagaatttcaaaaatctgcaaaagtctgcgagaatttcaaaagtctgtaaaagtctgcacaactaaaaatgtctgcagcactacacccaaaatctgcagatttacagacaaatctgcagacctggcatctctggtactcacgcttagaaaaagttactcatagTTTGAGTACTacgtactcattttcaaatgatacatggaaacgtcaaaaattgagtatatacacgcttacttgtggctacccaaaattgagtcaaAAGTCACTCAATTTCGTAAAAACtacacctacccaaaattgagtacaGTGAGTATTacgcaattttgggtaaatatgcttttcgcaaaatttgagtagaatttactctcttttgttgacatttgtaaatatgTGGAAGATCAAATTTTTAAGAAATAACTACGTTTTATTGCAATACCCACATGTGAAATAGGTTTAATTCAATGTATCCGGAACAGTTCTGCTTCTCTCGGCATCAATCCACCAAGC
This genomic window contains:
- the LOC131429872 gene encoding AP-3 complex subunit beta-2 isoform X2: MISGSATTGVSALTKANAYENDHIDVVEYANEGGFFHADYKKHDDLKQMLDSNKDSLKLEAMKRIIGMIAKGRDASDLFPAVVKNVVSKNIEVKKLVYVYLVRYAEEQQDLALLSISTFQRALKDPNQLIRASALRVLSSIRVSMIVPIVMLAIRDSATDMSPYVRKTAAHAIPKLYNLDPEQKNELIGVIEKLLSDRTTLVVGSAVMAFEDMLTNGGRF